GACTTTTGTTCAATGAATGCTTATTTCATTTGGGTGATTGTACAtgatcaaatgtgatgtgtatactcaaatgcttgtcgatcaaatccaattttttttttgagtattttatatgtttttgaaagtatttttatgctttcatgttttgagtttttgtgttaaaactacatttctcatgtttttcatcaaaaacttttttagaGGCATTTTTGCGAGAAGCTCGTGAATAAGCTCTTTTCGCGAAAATGGGTTAAGGAAAAACatgaaaacacaaaattcaGACAGAAACTTTCACGACTGTCTTGCGATTGTTTCGCAAGTAAAGTCTTCCCGCGAAATGATTTGTGCTTAAGAGGCATTTTTCGCAAGTAACTTCGTGGGAAGGTAACCCGCAaaaaacgcgtgttttcagttttataggGCTGATGTGATAGATTTTCAAACACATCCTATTTTCCCTCATTTCACCTCCCTCAAGCCTCTTTCCAACCCAAAACTATTTTCACTAAAAAACCCATCAATTTTCAAGTACAATCATTTCAAAAACTTCTCTAAGGtatgtttttaacatcttttatctttatttccttagattatgaagaaaatttctaggttttacttgaattggggattttttttaaaaaaatgggttGGGAACTCTAATTTTTGcaaatttcttttcaatttcttgattGGGCTATGTCCCAtttggtttgtttgtgtttgtgttggccccttgtggcattttaacatgtatttaggctATTTTATTCATATTCATGCATTGCCCACATGTTAGCTGTATAGGTGCATACcaagtgtttgacaaaatgctcaaatgacatttttgttttgttttggactCCAATGAGTTCCAAACTTTGGGAATTACCATGATTAtacatgtttatcatgttttgatctttggttgtgtgttttacacactttgacCCAAATGTGATTTGTCATGCTTTGATCATGCATCACATATGCACACCTTATGCACCCTTGACTCACACACTTGCACAATTGTCAATTGTTTTGCACTTCATTGATATTACATGATTTTGTGACTTTGATTGTGTTCTTTTTAGGAATTTGTGCTTATTTTTATGGACTAACTTGGATCTAATCAAGTTTGTGTtcctattttgtgtttttgcacttgtttctttgctttgtGTCTGTTCTTTTCAGATGTATTGCCTTTCCTCTCGCGGTAAAGAACCCATGATTGACCTTATGTCATCACCAGTATCAAAAAGGACCTGGCATTCGTCCAATGCCTCCAACAGCGAGAGATTCAAGACTCCCCTAGATTCTCAGACTTTCTCCAACATTTTTCAGGATGCTCCTCCTGTGGTGGAACGGATTGTTCGTTTTGATACCCTGGGATCCACTTTTATCCTTAGGATTTTTGAGAATAAAGATTGGGAAAATCTATTCGGGAACTTCGAGGATTCAATCGATGAATTAGTTAAAGAGTTCTACTTGAATGCTAGATTCACCGGAGTTTAACTGAAGTGTTGGGTGCGAGGAAAGGAATTTATCATCACTCCGGATTACCTTGCAAAGGTCCTTCAAATCAATTGACTGGAAAATGTGGATATCTCTCCATATGATGACAGACTTCCTCTAGTGACAGATATTCTTCAAATTCTTGGACTTGATCATGAGATTTCAGCCAAAGGAATATCCATTGGGATTGTAAAGTTTGAACCTGAATTAAAGACACTCACATTGATTATGTTctccaatctctacccactgtctaACACGGGGCTCATCAATCTTGGAAGAGCACAATTCTTATGTGATCTCATCACAAGAGCTCCGATTGATATTTGCGCTCACATTTTCCAGACAATAGggaaaacaacaacaagaacaGCAGCACAAATGTGTCTTCCTTTTTGTAGTCTCATCATGAAAATCATGGTACTTAAGGGTGTTTGTTTTCCAAGAGATGGAATGATCATAGTTTGCCAGTGCCTAATATCCATGCTGTCTCTCCAAATGAGCAAAAGTCACTCTTTTGCTGAACGGGAAAACCAAAATCcatccaaaacaccaaagagtGAATCTGTTCCACATGTCACTCCTTCCGATCATGGATCAGCTGCTCACACTACCCTCGGACATACCGAGACTGCATCTCCTCACATTCTTAAGCCTCCGACTACTAGCACTCAGCTAAGACAATCTAGCTCTTATGCCGACAGATTGACTATTTTGGTTAAAGGTTTGCATGAGCGTATTTCAGGACTTGCAAAtgttctctactccacaaacagcCAAGTTTAAATGCGTCTCACAACCATTGAGACTCAGTTAGATGTGATTCAACACAAACTAGAcgagagcctttagctattcatgccaaaaagggggagagtaatTCACTGTATAGATTGGACGATAGCATATAGTAAGGGGGAGTGCATCATAggaagggaagtgtgcatagtgaaaGGGGGAGTTTTGTGAGCTTAAAAGGAGAAAGCtgacacatacacacatactttGGATAGTCTAACCATTATTTGGCTAGTCTAGTTTACAACTTACTAGTTTTTGAGGGCTAGTTGTGTTTATAGTTCATTTCATGTTtacttttatagtttttataacTCTTGGTTATtttcattgctttcttttaaagctttaagtattttggtttaaaactttgagTTTATATTTAGTACTGTCTTTTATATTCTTGCTTTATAGCAtttttttagtacttttagATGTTGTTGCATTATCTTGAGTACTACACACTTGTTCCTTTGTTGGATCTTGTACCCTTGATGCAAATACTTCTTGTATTtcacattggttgtgtgttggacatgcaattgattttTGCATTGCTCTTAATTGCACCGcgtgttcggatgatcatttactagctaaatgttcattgtagtcattatTTAATGACTGACcttgtttgatcaagatatgcttaACTGTTTATATAATGTTCATTACCTTGATCGCACTTTACTTGTTTATATACGTATCGTGTATTCAatttgtcataagcttaatgaaagttttgtttgtgtgtgagtgtttcaggttacaggtatattacatgcaagtgcttcacaacttctagattaggtgtgagtgagttttagcactgttcccaaactcacgtttaagtctagagtctgttttagagATTTTGTCACATAATAGCCAAATAGGGAGATTATAAAGTTGTGATTtgcaactattttgtgttggctttaattctatgtcaaatttgattgtaattatgttcaatgtTTTGTACCTTGTATTTTATTCAGggtttaattgtaagggttgtgtgtgggagagagtgtgaagactcaaggcaattGAAGACCAAAGAAGTTTTTGCTGGTAGCTCACGAGTAGCCTTCTcgtgaagtgaagcatgtgcttagcacatgactggaatgcgaagagtcatgacAGGATGGTGACAGctggttttcgcgagtgtcatgcgggtaaggccttctcgcgaGATACTcgtgaaacattctgttttgccaatttGTCATATCTGATATACCCTGTCCCTACCCACATTATATATGCCCACATTACTCACATATGTTGAGGAGTGTTTTCAGAGAGAACCCTAGCCACaacccttgagagttagagattgttatacccataatCCTCTACACAATTCATTgtgattttcctcaactcctacctctccatttccaaatccttgagagattAATAGCCTAAACACTTATCACATCTATcttgagtgtaaagtgaggttttggtgctgctgggaagtattggaagaagccatttgtttggtggatgcaatcaaGCTAAATTGCGTGATCTggagagctagagaagacaaggcttggcaaagtcagttggtagcaggagcttggaaggctcgagtacatggggtagactaggtttggagggtcttttattattcgtgtactccaacttattctctagtggatcgatttaccgcttgaagggtggcggagaggttttttgccgagtacttcggtttccttttcaaTAACACATAagcgtgttatcttgtatttgcattcttcttccctactcttttagctttcatttttcTACTATGATTTGATAAATATGGTttagagtagttatattgtttatccgctcgcatttactctattccacacttagtttaagttagagtaaaatcaactgAGCCGTgatttttaatttgagggtctaaatagctcttgtgttttcatacATTTTTGAGTTTTCACCTTGCTACTCTTTATTCTTCATTGCCGgctggttttttgttttgtccaGATGACAATGTGCTCATCCACCACCATCTTCACCCGAAGGTAATCGTTGAACCACTTGTTGTAGCCATACGAGAGTTAGATGTGTCTAAGGTGAAAGAGCCTCACAAAATTTGGAATATGATTTGGTGTAAGGGTGATAAGGACTGTGTATATTTCTTTACCACTGAATCTGCTGCACAGTCATTGTTGGAAACTTGTTGGATGCCTGAAGCCTTCAAGGTGATCCATGATGAGGATACTTACCCTATTGCCATGAAGTGTCAGTTTTGTTACGCGAACCACGAGTCACCTCAGGATGGTTGCTGGATCATGAATTTGTATGGCCTTAAAATTGCGGGTTCAAAGCTCTTGTTGCCTCCCTTCTCCTCCCCCTCCTATGTAGCCTTCAAACTGTGTAAGAATAATCTAGATGAGAATGACCAAAATAAGGCTACTAATAAGAAGAATGTTGCCAGTACAGCTGCAACAATGTCAAACCCAAGCACAAGGGCAGAGTGACATTGAACTTGAACCAACCCAAGATCAATTTGGTATTGAGGAATCTGAATTTCGGAACTGATATctgtttgatgatttttttcattgtaTTTTAGGTCTCTAATCATGATCACTTCACCACTTCTTTGAACAACTTCTGTGCTCATTTTACTAGTACTACATATGTTTCTAATTGTTAAAAGTTTGCCAGGTCCAATATTCTTGTACAACTGGTAATACTTCCCTCTGGGGCCGTCTCTGCTAATACATAAATGGACTAAGTATCAAGGGGCCTCTGGAATGAGCTGGTTTTATTTAGACTTATAAGTATACAATTAAAGACCCAATTAGCTGAGCTCTTCGACTATGAGCTTGCCATTTGCCATTATGTTTTTcatacaagaagaagaagaagcaaaaaagcaagtaaagaaacaaagagaCAGAAAACCTGTGCTAAATTGCTAATAGAACCATAAGGAAAGCCCTGCCGGCCCATTGTGTTAATGATTATTATGTTTGATAAGATAACAGTACAGTAACACTCATCTAGCTCGGCATGTGTTAAtcgatctttaaaaaaaaaattagaatctaTAAAAAggttccaaaaatgaaaaatccgGTTGGAATTAATTCAATGGTCAATTCCTAAATCTATTTATTGAAAAGTTCACTTTTGTATTGTACTCTTAAGGATATTATAGTGCAAAACTGTAACACTTGAGGCTTGCATTACATTTACATACGGCAAATTCACGTTGTGTTTtgtacaaaattacaaatacaaGTTATTTTGCTCTACGAGGTCTGcgtcaaatttaaattttataatcttcttttaatgttttactttatactctactaaatcgtagctaaaaaaatgaaaaaaaaaaaaaaatgcataacacATTGTAATAAATAGAGtataatgtgaaacaaaaaaaagaaagaaaaaaggacaaACTTATTTACGTTTGATCTGCATTACTCCTAAATTAGGAAGAAGTTAAAATTCTTAAACTTTTGTAGAGTAATGGCCGACTGACCTTAtccattactctttttttttttttttttgggtactatTAGTAATTAATTGTgcattttttaattatctttttattgaattagacaaaatacaaataaaaataaataagttaacTAAAAAAACTGATCCAAATGCACTATTCTGATCATTTCAATAACCTCATAGTGTAGTGAATACATTTAATAACCATCTAGAATACTAGTCCAGTGTGTATAGATTACACGGTCCAAATGGACCAAATCTATTCCTCATAATTCTTGATCCAGTCAAGTTTTTGCTAAACTTCTTGATCCCGTCAAGTTAAAGTTCTTTTGTTTATTAGTTTCATGAGTAGCATTAATGATTGAATTGCGTTATATAGTAAAGATGTGACATGAAGGAGTTGGATTGGGTAGCATTTGGACTAATTAATATCCAAAcgggccattttttttttttttttgaacctaTAAGCTAGCATCAAGAATATCTAGCATaagttgcaaaaataaataaataaataaataaataacattctataatgtttttattttatttttactgtggatataaataatagcaaaatgCTTAAATTAAATTGGAGGTGAGATCGGAAATCAAAGcgtagaatttttatttttatttttccaaattgacttctgaattttttcttttggctctACTAACATTACTTAACCACATTATTAAAATGCCCAACTACAGCAACTTCATAAAGGGTGTCTggaatttttcaaataattaaaaaaaacaaaattgtgaatttgtgGCTGTTGTTATAGCAGTTTCAGTCAAACAAAGTCAGACAAACAAAAAAGGTATGATACTAAACTTAAACAGCTCAAAGAGAAAGGTCGGCAACTCAAATATTGCTCAGAATCATAGTGAATTaatcatggaaaaaaaaaagtctttaatTAATTTGGAATAGCATAATCTATTGGAAAATTGGAATCACTCTTCGTACATAAAACCAATAAAGTCGTTAATTCAAATTTCTCCCTTCCTCTTTTCTCTATAGAAAATGTTAAAGgtagtttgaattttattacaagAGACTtccaaataatataataattgaattttgTGATGTGGTATtgacaatttaataaaataaatttattaattatttcttttattttgtatttatattttgagaatcgttttattttgcatttaaaacaTTGATACTTCAATATCTAAAGTTAAGgtcacaaaattttataatatcgTTAACTTCACTCTTAGTTTATTGTaacctctttctcaaaaaagaaaagaaaaaagaagagtttATTGTAACCAATAAACGATAAACTTACTCTTAaacagatttttattttttaaagtcttAAGATCTTGAACTACGATTTTCATATTCCCTTGACCAAATCTACCCAAACCAGAATTCCTCAATGATAATAACACAAAATGTTACGAAGAAGAAACAATTTTCATAGCGATTTTGTGGGCTTCATTCAACCGACAGTTTTCCATTTGGCTTAGAATTTGTCAACCAACAGATACGTACGTGTACTCATacgtacttataaaaaaaaaaccttcagtAGGTAGtacataattttcatttttggtcaTTGATCTTGTTCATTGGAACAAGTTTTCTTTATGTCTAATTGGAGcaagctaattttttttggacTGCAGCTTACTTCTAATGCTCCAGTGCACCGGAGCACTGGACATAAGctgtaccctttttttttttttttgaatgaaacaAGCTTTCTTCTTAGtcttttttaataagaatacAGTAACTTTCTTCTTAGTCTTAATGAAGGCTACATGCTTCCCAATTTAATCATTTTCCAACATTTCTTTTCCATAAAAGTCACAAATGGACCACGTGTAATTAAATTAAGGATATGATGCAATTCCATAACTtctgaacaaaaaaagaaaaaaaaaaagaaaagatagaatAGAACAAAttaaaacctatactcctacCAGATTTTAGAAAGCCAGATTGTAGATTGTAGGCgactataacatggtattggcCCCTGCTGTTACGCGGTATTGAGATAGTTTTCTCCTTTGACCCCAGTTTCATATCTCACAAACTAGAATTTACGCCCCTTAAATTGGTCCAAGGCCTGCAatcgttattattattattattatttttaattgagtgtatatatatatatatatatatataaaagtagataATGTACTCATATGATATTATTCTTAACTTAAAATGAAACTAAATAATGAAAATGTGCTCTTATTTCCATAGAATTGGAACgaatgataaaaataatgtcaagagcattataattcaattaacaACTCTTTATACAGAAATGTTTAGCTAATTTATATCTTTTCAaccctttaatttatttttgtatatctatatgtataaaactatatatacattttttttttggtagaaatgggaaagtcttatttaattataataaaaatttatacagTCACAACTATATCTAGCCTCAAGGGACATATTCTGCTTATCCCTAGGCCTACCATATCCCTTACAAAATAGTGCTATACAAAATTGGGACAGGTGTCATAGATGTTCAAAAGTTGCTGGTGGTGGTTTCCCTGTTTCGCTAAAGTATCTACACATTTATTGGCTTCATGGTAGACATGGTATACCTGGACCACCCATGCCCGCTCTATAAGACTCCTGCAATCACAGattaaatatatacatttttttagttaatgcTTTTAACTACTctttatccttttatttttatttttatataaggaCAAAGGTACCACGGTGTAAATGTGATAGTCTGACAATCTGTAAGGAAACTTCTTGTCTTAGCAAAAgaataacttcttttttttttttttttttgataataggATATATACTTCATATTTTAAGAACAAGTCACAATCTTTCCTACAACTTGcttttccctttcaaaaattaaaaagaaagaaagaacaagtcAAAAAAGATAATTGTAACATTTCctattagaaatttagaataacaacttaaattaatatatatgctAAAGTATTGAACAATCATGTGGGGGAGAGAGATCTACTTGAACTATAAGTATAAACTGACTTGGCCATGGTGGATTTTGTTGACTTtcgagcatttttttttaaattttttttccttgcctGTCCTAAGCTACAAGCGGTGCACATGTACATGGGTAAAGTATTTGTGcgataatagtaaaatttgtattccTGTTGGATTCAGAATTCGatgcattaaaataattaaataaatagcCACAGGACATGATAATAATGGTATATATAAAATGCAACTCCATGAATGGTCATATTTCATATATATGCAATCTTGGGACTTCCAAGAAATGATTAAACTCAAAAGAAGATAGAGATGAAAATTGATTTAGTTTTCCTACGTATGTAATGTTATCCGAAAAAGAGTTGATCTATTAAGTAACATGTTGACACACTTGTGATACTGACATGATTTATTAATTTAGTCTTAATTCCAACTGTCAAGTCTATGAATTTGAACCATTCGTTAGCATAAAAGGTCGCATTCTTTGTTTCTCAACTTGATATATTTTAGTATCAGTACTAACTGGCAATGTTGCCAGACCAAATTTAGGCCAAAAAAACCATGGTTGACCAAGAAAAAACTAGGATTATCATAACAATATTGGAAATTGCCTAGTGATCCCCACTTACAATACAGATAAAAtacttatattatttatttcataaacAGCATATGTTAAGAAGGTGCAATGCAAATGAATGATATTAGCACCATTTGAATGTTTCTGGTCTGCATTTTCATATATTAGGATAATCATTCAATTGATCATGTCAAAAATCAAATggtttgtaattaattaatttgtcaaTTTGCAACAATATTTTAATGTAAAGTCGGCAACGATGGATCTGAATAGAACTATATATtaaacaactctctctctctctctctccataaagTATATTTTGCTTTACTGGATCTTACTGTAAAGATGCCATCAGATGTGTATATAAGGAAGGAGTTTGTTGTTATAAACCAGGGCATCCAGGCTTAGAGTTGCTAAATTAAGGAGAGTTCGAGCATTAGAGTTACTTCAAAGATATTTGGAAATGAAGACTAACATTCTCCTTTTGGTCTGTTTAGTAGTTACTGCCATTTTTGGGGTTTGTCAGGGAAGCAGTCTCAAGAAGAGTTTCTATGAGAAAACCTGTCCACGTGTGGAGAAGATTGTCAAGAGTGTCACCTGGAAGCATGTCTCCAGCAACCCCAACTTGCCGGCAAAGCTTCTCAGAATGCATTTCCATGACTGTTTTGTTAGGGTAATTATCCATTCAAACATGCATGGCAGTGAAGTTGTATAAATTTCTTCATGTTAGTTtacatgtatatatgtgtgtgtctatatatatatatatatatatatatatatatataaacactcGCATGCATTCATGCATACTTAGAAACATAAAAACCTAAACACTATAACATGCATGTATATATGCTGGCATTTAGGCACTCATGCGTTTAGTaaaacttcatatatttttaGCTTACAAGAGCTTTGTTAGTACTTGGAGTTGGAGCCACTAGCTGCTACAATTGAACTACCTTGCTAGCTAGCTACATCTCAAAAAACTGTGACGTTTTAACATAATATTTTGATACGAAAATAAAACAGTCCGCATATACAGctatgaaaatttaatttaagctTACAGAATTTAATGGAATTTTTGCAGGGTTGCGATGGATCAGTACTATTGAACTCAACAGCAAATAGCACTGCAGAGAAGGCAGCAATACCGAACCTATCTTTGTCAGGCTTTGATGTTATTGATGATATTAAATCAGCAGTTGAGAAGGAATGTGCAGGAATTGTATCTTGTGCAGATATCTTGGCTTTGGCTGCTAGGGACTCCGTTTCATTCCAAGTAAATAAGTCAATTAATATCAAAATCAATATTCTGAATAAGAAATCATAGTATATATGACAATTAATAATGTTAAGTTCTGGCTCATATAGCTTCACTTATTTATAATGTTTTGCAGTTCCGAAAACCAATGTGGAAAGTGCTCACAGGTAGAAGAGATGGCCTTGTTTCACTCGCCACAGAGGCCTTAGCCAACATTCCATCGCCTTTCTTTAACTTCACTCAACTCCAGCAAAATTTTACCAACAAAAATCTTACAGTGCATGACCTCGTTGTATTGTCAGGTACATCTACATAAATATATCTCAATAAAGAGAAatgtacttaaaaaaatttcttaaaaaaaaaaaaaaacatgtttaagGGTTTGACTTGCCAAAGTAagcattaattcatttatccCAAATTATTAATGGAGTTGGTTATAGTGTCCCTTTTTGTTCGAGTAATGgggtattatatttttttacaattgcttttatatatatatatatatatttttatgtattagTCACAATAATGTCGTGTCATAACCATTGTAAAAAATTGTATCCAtatacttattatttttttgtcactcTAAAGCATTCATGTCTTCGTTTTCTAAGAGTAAAGTAgaaacaagattgtttttgTAACACTAAAGCATTCACGTCTTTATGTTCTAAAGTAAAAGTAGTAACACttacaaacaaatttaaatACGTACGTAGGTGGGCACACAATTGGAATAGGTCACTGCAGTTTCTTCAGCAACAGGCTCTACAACTTTACTGGAAAAGGTGATCAAGACCCTTCTTTGAACTCATCCTATGCCCAGTTCTTAAAGACAAAATGCAAAAGCCTCAATGACACAACAACAACTGTAGAAATGGACCCCGGTAGCTTTCAAAAGTTTGACAGCCACTACTATAATATCCTTCTGCAGAAGAAGGGTCTCTTCCAATCTGATGCGGCTCTTCTAACAAACAAGCAAGCCAAATATACTATCCAAGAATTGGTTAGGCAAAACGAATTCTTCGAAGAATTTGCGAAATCAATGAAGAGAATGGGAGCAGTTCAGGTCCTTACTGGCACCGCTGGCCAGATTAGGAAGAAATGTTGGAAAGTCAATACTTAAAGGTGCTCCAGGTCAACGTAAATCTGCATGCTTTGTTTCATTGGATCGATTTTAATAGGTTTTAGGTGTTGGCAACGTATCGTTGCTTTTGtaacatcttttctttttttgggttgaatcTGCATTACGCATTATGTatctttattgaaaaaaatgagtAAGTATTGTCATTGATGTGATTTACAGATTGAATGAACTTTCCAAATTTCTcagtataaaattttattacataccCTCCTCTATTAACTCAGTCTACGGGAGTAATGCGTGTaccatgaatatatatatatatatatatatatatatatatagagagagaggcaaaacttaaaaaaaatccaattagattttacaattaaagtctaattttaCGTTATAtgtcataaattatttattattagagtttttttttattttattttttttaaattttggagtCAAATATGGGATCACATTATAAGTATCtattcaagtgagttattacgtacaaaaatcaaagagtctagaattattgaacataaaaaaatagacaatttatatttttacctaataatatttttacaagaatttttaaagagttaaaaaaaatataaaaatgaccatcaataatatttatattatatataaaaattgtacTATTcattttaatgtatatcttttaagtatatttatGTAAATGCATGGGGTTACGAACTAGTTTGTAAAAAAGAGGGTGTGactattattagtttattactcATTATTTGGCCAATTGACACCTCTAAAACATGTTTAATGTGCGTATAGTGAATGTCTAAATAAAGAGCGTGTGACTATACCAACTGATACCTCTAAATCATGTGTAAAGTTAGAAAGAaatatggcacaaaattaagAACATGAACTATtgtaaccaaaaccaaaattccaaaaatatgcTAAGATTACAACTTTTGCCATAACTTGCTCAT
The sequence above is drawn from the Quercus robur chromosome 7, dhQueRobu3.1, whole genome shotgun sequence genome and encodes:
- the LOC126693167 gene encoding peroxidase 27-like, translated to MKTNILLLVCLVVTAIFGVCQGSSLKKSFYEKTCPRVEKIVKSVTWKHVSSNPNLPAKLLRMHFHDCFVRGCDGSVLLNSTANSTAEKAAIPNLSLSGFDVIDDIKSAVEKECAGIVSCADILALAARDSVSFQFRKPMWKVLTGRRDGLVSLATEALANIPSPFFNFTQLQQNFTNKNLTVHDLVVLSGGHTIGIGHCSFFSNRLYNFTGKGDQDPSLNSSYAQFLKTKCKSLNDTTTTVEMDPGSFQKFDSHYYNILLQKKGLFQSDAALLTNKQAKYTIQELVRQNEFFEEFAKSMKRMGAVQVLTGTAGQIRKKCWKVNT